In a genomic window of Punica granatum isolate Tunisia-2019 chromosome 6, ASM765513v2, whole genome shotgun sequence:
- the LOC116210588 gene encoding UPF0664 stress-induced protein C29B12.11c — protein MALNPQLFPHGMPVPFVNELFVLSRDGVEFEVDKIPGSQGGRVKAKGTIYLSNIRMVFVASKPVGNFMAFDMPLLYVHGEKFNQPIFFCNNISGFVEPVVPDDQHRALYSTHSFKILFKEGGCGTFIPLFFNLISSVRQYNQHLNSTPQPRVDPLQAAQPPVDEMMRHAYVDPNDPTRIFLQQPTSESQLRRRNYHSNSSENAI, from the exons ATGGCGTTGAATCCCCAGCTTTTTCCCCATGGGATGCCCGTTCCCTTCGTCAACGAGCTGTTCGTCTTGTCCAGAGACGGCGTGGAGTTCGAGGTCGACAAGATCCCCGG ATCCCAAGGAGGTCGGGTGAAGGCGAAAGGGACGATATATTTGTCAAATATTCGGATGGTCTTTGTGGCAAGCAAGCCGGTCGGGAACTTCATGGCCTTTGATATGCCCCTG CTTTATGTGCATGGTGAGAAATTCAACCAGCCGATATTCTTCTGCAATAATATATCTGGCTTTGTGGAGCCT GTTGTCCCAGATGATCAGCATCGGGCACTCTACTCAACTCATTCCTTCAAGATATTGTTCAAGGAAGGAGGATGTGGGACGTTTATCCCGCtgtttttcaatttgatcTCCTCCGTTCGGCAATACAACCAGCACCTCAATTCCACGCCACAGCCTCGTGTGGATCCTCTACAGGCAGCGCAACCTCCAGTTGACGAAATGATGAGACACGC ATATGTGGATCCGAATGACCCGACAAGGATCTTTCTGCAGCAGCCAACTTCTGAGTCTCAGCTCAGGCGGCGCAACTACCATTCCAACTCTTCCGAGAATGCCATATGA
- the LOC116210348 gene encoding eukaryotic peptide chain release factor subunit 1-2-like translates to MSSLTWSMDLPKEEHRRGGDPELALQFARRPQLEKRYEYFLRMAKLASKFFINPSTGQPNVSGLIMAEAAGFKTELSQLKRFDDRLRTKILNAVDVPHGGEDGFNRFLPADIWLEPIWSFR, encoded by the exons ATGAGCTCTCTCACTTGGAG TATGGACCTCCCAAAGGAGGAGCACCGGAGAGGAGGGGATCCGGAGTTGGCCCTTCAATTTGCCCGTCGTCCGCAACTGGAGAAACGTTACGAGTATTTTCTCAGAATGGCTAAGCTGGCATCCAAGTTCTTCATCAACCCCTCAACGGGCCAGCCCAATGTGTCAGGCCTGATCATGGCAGAGGCCGCTGGCTTCAAGACTGAGCTGAGTCAGTTGAAAAGGTTCGACGATCGCCTGCGCACAAAGATTCTTAATGCTGTTGATGTACCTCATGGAGGGGAAGACGGGTTCAATCGCTTTCTGCCTGCTGATATCTGGTTGGAACCAATATGGTCTTTTAGATAG
- the LOC116210347 gene encoding U2 small nuclear ribonucleoprotein A', with product MVRLTADLIWKSPHFFNAIKERELDLRGNKIAVIENLGATEDQFDTIDLSDNEIVKLENFPYLDRLGTLLINNNRITRINPNIGELLPKLHTLILTNNRLVNLVEIDPLASLSKLQYLSLLDNNITKKPNYRLYVIHKLKSLRVLDFKKVKNKERLEAESLFSSKEAEEEVKKESIKTFTPGEVQKAPEVVEEQPAPKVVAPTAEQITAIKAAIVNSQTLEEVARLEKALKTGQLPADLLIFDDKIASNTAKGEDEEMVPSSQNEADVQQKKSEEQEQKGDEAAPMEQE from the exons ATGGTGAGATTGACAGCGGATTTGATCTGGAAGAGCCCACACTTCTTCAATGCCATAAAGGAGCGCGAGTTGGATCTCCGAG GCAATAAGATTGCGGTGATCGAGAACTTGGGCGCCACTGAG GATCAATTTGACACCATCGATTTGTCGGATAATGAGATTGTCAAGCTAGAAAATTTCCCGTACCTTGATCGGCTGGGCACTTTGCTTATTAACAATAATAGAATCACCCGTATCAATCCGAATATTGGGG AGCTCCTTCCGAAGTTGCACACTTTGATTCTCACAAACAACAGACTTGTCAACTTGGTCGAGATTGATCCTCTGGCATCCCTTTCGAAGCTCCAATATCTTAGTCTGTTGGATAACAATATTACGAAGAAACCCAATTACAGGTTGTATGTGATTCACAAACTGAAATCACTCCGGGTTCTTGACTTCAAGAAAGTGAAAAACAAG GAGAGACTGGAAGCCGAAAGTCTATTTTCCTCGAAAGAAGCTGAAGAGGAGGTTAAGAAGGAATCTATAAAGACCTTTACACCAGGAGAGGTACAAAAAGCTCCAGAAGTTGTAGAAGAACAACCTGCTCCTAAAGTCGTTGCCCCTACTGCTGAGCAGATTACTGCAATCAAG GCTGCGATAGTGAATTCCCAGACTCTTGAAGAGGTTGCTAgacttgagaag GCCCTGAAGACAGGTCAGCTTCCAGCAGACTTACTAATTTTTGATGACAAGATTGCGTCAAACACTGCAAAGGGAGAGGATGAAGAGATGGTTCCCAGTAGTCAGAATGAAGCAGATGTTCAACAGAAAAAATCTGAGGAGCAAGAACAAAAGGGTGATGAAGCTGCCCCAATGGAACAG GAGTAG
- the LOC116210345 gene encoding uncharacterized protein LOC116210345 isoform X1 gives MLEDISYVIASVGEIAGDAGAAVESPVGYRTLAALAVGIGLVFVLLVCCFLTTLDLGRGCTRSCAFTWKVGKLRVLRGFNLSCPWTGTSFILVTILSAFNRAKGFFGISSYLRSPKPSVDVGHIPEKSGYVACDNICSRALSPSTSRTDNLSLGESDLKELISLINERDGGPSWQLLMERANSALLYQAWYRDPPVRCVTYQFFSCFQFPGDLKQCTVLQIETSQFSRKLSSACFQVGPMQCRTRTVFENVSPELLRDFFWDDEFRTKWDKMLVYFKTLCVCPHTGTMVVHWIRKLSIIGSEKEYIIVRRIWESNSNYYCITKAASYPTLPKSTTRRRIELYYSSWLIKAVKSRNGKQGTASEVLFFHWEDLGIPRELMKMGARAGMWGLVKRMHLGLQAYKNLTQARISSPSTYSLLARMTTKFELQPNMNTSPCSEANTGRDEKRRKHERGPNAVKWLVLGGLLVVSGLTLKANGTGIVCEAAKWLQMFCRRRKQPEEGRHRDEERIRP, from the exons ATGCTGGAAGACATATCATATGTCATTGCGAGTGTGGGTGAGATTGCTGGAGATGCTGGTGCTGCTGTCGAGTCTCCAGTCGGTTATAGAACACTAGCAGCATTGGCAGTTGGAATTGGGTTGGTGTTTGTGTTGCTTGTGTGCTGTTTCTTGACGACTCTGGACTTGGGCAGAGGCTGCACGAGGTCATGCGCTTTTACATGGAAGGTCGGGAAGTTGCGGGTCCTTCGTGGCTTCAACTTGAGTTGTCCCTGGACAGGGACCTCATTCATCTTGGTCACCATCTTGTCTGCTTTCAACAGGGCCAAGGGCTTCTTCGGCATCAGCAGCTACTTGAGATCACCGAAGCCTTCTGTTGATGTTGGACACATACCTGAGAAGTCTGGTTATGTAGCCTGCGACAATATATGCA GTCGAGCTCTCTCCCCTTCAACTTCACGAACTGATAATCTGTCCTTGGGTGAATCAGACCTGAAGGAATTGATTTCTCTCATAAATGAACGCGACGGCGGTCCTTCATGGCAGCTCCTGATGGAGCGAGCCAATTCAGCTCTATTGTACCAAGCCTGGTACCGAGACCCACCTGTACGATGCGTCACATATCAGTTCTTTTCATGTTTCCAGTTTCCCGGCGATCTTAAACAATGCACTGTCCTGCAAATTGAGACTTCACAATTCTCACGTAAGCTATCATCTGCGTGTTTCCAGGTGGGTCCAATGCAGTGCCGTACCAGGACGGTCTTCGAGAATGTTTCGCCAGAGCTACTGAGAGATTTCTTCTGGGATGACGAGTTCAGGACCAAGTGGGACAAGATGCTCGTCTACTTCAAGACCTTGTGCGTCTGTCCGCACACTGGTACCATGGTTGTTCACTGGATTAGGAAG CTATCAATCATCGGCAGTGAGAAAGAGTATATCATAGTTCGACGCATTTGGGAATCCAACTCCAACTATTACTGCATAACCAAG GCAGCTTCATATCCAACCTTACCAAAGAGTACAACACGAAGACGGATAGAACTCTATTACTCGAGTTGGCTCATAAAAGCCG TGAAATCGAGGAATGGCAAGCAGGGGACAGCATCAGAGGTGCTCTTCTTCCACTGGGAAGACCTCGGAATCCCGAGAGAGCTCATGAAGATGGGCGCAAGGGCCGGGATGTGGGGCCTTGTGAAGAGAATGCATTTGGGTCTGCAAGCTTACAAGAATCTGACTCAGGCTCGCATCTCTTCACCTTCGACCTATTCCCTTCTAGCTCGCATGACCACCAAATTCGAACTGCAACCCAACATGAATACGAGTCCTTGCTCAGAGGCCAACACTGGGAGAGACGAGAAGAGAAGGAAGCACGAGAGAGGACCGAACGCTGTGAAGTGGCTCGTGCTGGGAGGATTACTCGTCGTTTCGGGGCTGACTCTGAAGGCTAACGGGACGGGAATAGTCTGCGAAGCAGCTAAGTGGTTGCAGATGTTCTGCAGACGGAGAAAACAACCGGAGGAGGGTCGACACAGAGACGAGGAAAGAATCAGACCATAG
- the LOC116210345 gene encoding uncharacterized protein LOC116210345 isoform X2, whose product MLEDISYVIASVGEIAGDAGAAVESPVGYRTLAALAVGIGLVFVLLVCCFLTTLDLGRGCTRSCAFTWKVGKLRVLRGFNLSCPWTGTSFILVTILSAFNRAKGFFGISSYLRSPKPSVDVGHIPEKSGYVACDNICSRALSPSTSRTDNLSLGESDLKELISLINERDGGPSWQLLMERANSALLYQAWYRDPPVGPMQCRTRTVFENVSPELLRDFFWDDEFRTKWDKMLVYFKTLCVCPHTGTMVVHWIRKLSIIGSEKEYIIVRRIWESNSNYYCITKAASYPTLPKSTTRRRIELYYSSWLIKAVKSRNGKQGTASEVLFFHWEDLGIPRELMKMGARAGMWGLVKRMHLGLQAYKNLTQARISSPSTYSLLARMTTKFELQPNMNTSPCSEANTGRDEKRRKHERGPNAVKWLVLGGLLVVSGLTLKANGTGIVCEAAKWLQMFCRRRKQPEEGRHRDEERIRP is encoded by the exons ATGCTGGAAGACATATCATATGTCATTGCGAGTGTGGGTGAGATTGCTGGAGATGCTGGTGCTGCTGTCGAGTCTCCAGTCGGTTATAGAACACTAGCAGCATTGGCAGTTGGAATTGGGTTGGTGTTTGTGTTGCTTGTGTGCTGTTTCTTGACGACTCTGGACTTGGGCAGAGGCTGCACGAGGTCATGCGCTTTTACATGGAAGGTCGGGAAGTTGCGGGTCCTTCGTGGCTTCAACTTGAGTTGTCCCTGGACAGGGACCTCATTCATCTTGGTCACCATCTTGTCTGCTTTCAACAGGGCCAAGGGCTTCTTCGGCATCAGCAGCTACTTGAGATCACCGAAGCCTTCTGTTGATGTTGGACACATACCTGAGAAGTCTGGTTATGTAGCCTGCGACAATATATGCA GTCGAGCTCTCTCCCCTTCAACTTCACGAACTGATAATCTGTCCTTGGGTGAATCAGACCTGAAGGAATTGATTTCTCTCATAAATGAACGCGACGGCGGTCCTTCATGGCAGCTCCTGATGGAGCGAGCCAATTCAGCTCTATTGTACCAAGCCTGGTACCGAGACCCACCT GTGGGTCCAATGCAGTGCCGTACCAGGACGGTCTTCGAGAATGTTTCGCCAGAGCTACTGAGAGATTTCTTCTGGGATGACGAGTTCAGGACCAAGTGGGACAAGATGCTCGTCTACTTCAAGACCTTGTGCGTCTGTCCGCACACTGGTACCATGGTTGTTCACTGGATTAGGAAG CTATCAATCATCGGCAGTGAGAAAGAGTATATCATAGTTCGACGCATTTGGGAATCCAACTCCAACTATTACTGCATAACCAAG GCAGCTTCATATCCAACCTTACCAAAGAGTACAACACGAAGACGGATAGAACTCTATTACTCGAGTTGGCTCATAAAAGCCG TGAAATCGAGGAATGGCAAGCAGGGGACAGCATCAGAGGTGCTCTTCTTCCACTGGGAAGACCTCGGAATCCCGAGAGAGCTCATGAAGATGGGCGCAAGGGCCGGGATGTGGGGCCTTGTGAAGAGAATGCATTTGGGTCTGCAAGCTTACAAGAATCTGACTCAGGCTCGCATCTCTTCACCTTCGACCTATTCCCTTCTAGCTCGCATGACCACCAAATTCGAACTGCAACCCAACATGAATACGAGTCCTTGCTCAGAGGCCAACACTGGGAGAGACGAGAAGAGAAGGAAGCACGAGAGAGGACCGAACGCTGTGAAGTGGCTCGTGCTGGGAGGATTACTCGTCGTTTCGGGGCTGACTCTGAAGGCTAACGGGACGGGAATAGTCTGCGAAGCAGCTAAGTGGTTGCAGATGTTCTGCAGACGGAGAAAACAACCGGAGGAGGGTCGACACAGAGACGAGGAAAGAATCAGACCATAG
- the LOC116210346 gene encoding eukaryotic peptide chain release factor subunit 1-3-like codes for MSDSHDTDRNIEIWKIKKLIKALEAARGNGTSMISLIMPPRDQISRVTKMLGDEYGTASNIKSRVNRQSVLGAITSAQQRLKLYSKVPPNGLVLYTGTIVTEDGKEKKVTIDFEPFRPINASLYLCDNKFHTEALNELLESDDKFGFIVMDGNGTLFGTLSGNTREVLHKFSVDLPKKHGRGGQSALRFARLRMEKRHNYVRKTAELATQFFINPSTSQPNVSGLILAGSADFKTELSQSDMFDPRLQAKILNVVDVSYGGENGFNQAIELSAEILANVKFIQEKKLIGKYFEEISQDTGKYVFGVDDTLKVLEMGAIEILIVWENLDMNRYTLKNTSTGEVLVKHLNREQELDQNNFRDPATSAELEVQEKVSLLEWFANEYKRFGCTLEFVTNKSQEGSQFCRGFGGIGGILRYQLDVRSFDDYSDDGEFYDDSE; via the coding sequence ATGTCGGACAGCCATGACACCGATCGGAACATCGAGATATGGAAGATCAAGAAGCTGATCAAGGCCCTCGAAGCTGCCCGAGGGAATGGGACTAGCATGATCTCACTCATAATGCCTCCTCGGGACCAGATATCCCGTGTCACAAAGATGCTTGGGGATGAGTACGGAACAGCTTCGAACATAAAGAGTCGGGTGAATCGGCAGTCCGTGCTCGGAGCCATAACTTCCGCCCAGCAAAGGCTAAAGCTTTACAGCAAGGTTCCTCCTAACGGGCTCGTACTCTATACTGGAACTATTGTGACCGAGGATGGGAAAGAGAAGAAGGTGACCATTGATTTTGAGCCCTTTAGGCCCATCAATGCGTCGCTGTATCTGTGTGACAACAAGTTCCACACCGAGGCCCTGAATGAATTGCTGGAGTCAGATGATAAGTTTGGGTTTATTGTAATGGATGGGAATGGTACGCTCTTCGGCACTCTGAGTGGCAACACCCGAGAAGTGCTTCACAAGTTCAGTGTGGACCTCCCAAAGAAACACGGCAGAGGAGGACAGTCAGCCCTTCGATTTGCCCGTCTGCGAATGGAAAAACGTCACAATTATGTCCGTAAAACGGCTGAGCTGGCAACCCAATTCTTCATCAATCCTTCAACGAGCCAGCCTAATGTGTCGGGTCTGATCCTGGCAGGGTCTGCAGACTTCAAGACTGAGCTGAGTCAGTCAGACATGTTCGATCCCCGTCTGCAGGCAAAGATTCTTAACGTTGTTGATGTGTCTTATGGAGGGGAAAACGGATTCAATCAGGCGATTGAGCTGTCTGCAGAGATCTTGGCCAATGTGAAGTTCATTCAGGAGAAAAAGTTGATTGGGAAGTACTTTGAGGAGATAAGTCAAGATACAGGAAAATACGTTTTTGGGGTGGATGATACACTCAAAGTTCTTGAGATGGGTGCGATTGAGATACTCATTGTGTGGGAAAACCTCGACATGAACCGTTACACCTTGAAGAACACCTCCACAGGCGAGGTTCTTGTCAAACACCTAAACAGGGAGCAGGAGCTCGACCAGAACAATTTTAGGGATCCAGCCACATCCGCGGAACTCGAGGTTCAGGAGAAAGTGTCCTTGTTGGAGTGGTTTGCGAATGAGTATAAAAGGTTCGGGTGCACACTCGAGTTTGTGACAAATAAATCTCAGGAAGGGTCACAGTTCTGCAGAGGGTTCGGTGGTATTGGGGGTATCCTCCGTTACCAACTCGACGTGAGATCCTTCGATGATTACTCAGATGATGGGGAGTTTTATGATGATTCTGAATAG
- the LOC116210587 gene encoding DNA repair RAD52-like protein 2, chloroplastic, which produces MALQSCASRLLLSRPSPSSDDLRTGFRGSPAAVAFRWRPSIDLGRPCQRLSVACGGGGGVDSGSGNGGGSGNGGGSGKKKGSVPNSNYVVPLDKSFSSSSSSCITRPLVEILRDLNKRIPDNIIKPLPYHDQDPDQSSSTFIPWYHANRMLSFYAPGWCGEIRDVIFSENGSVTVVYRVTIRGSDGEAHREATGTVSASIGHDPVAAAEEIAFCKACARFGLGLYLYHEE; this is translated from the exons ATGGCTCTTCAGAGCTGCGCTTCCCGTCTCCTCCTCTCGAGGCCGTCGCCCAGCTCTGATGACCTCCGCACCGGCTTCCGGGGATCTCCCGCTGCCGTCGCGTTCAGGTGGCGCCCGAGCATTGACCTCGGCCGACCGTGTCAGCGCCTCAGCGTGGCGTGCGGGGGCGGCGGAGGAGTTGACTCCGGTTCCGGAAACGGCGGCGGGAGCGGAAACGGAGGAGGGAGCGGGAAGAAGAAGGGATCGGTGCCGAACTCGAACTACGTGGTGCCGCTGGACAAGTCGTTCTCGTCGTCTTCCTCGTCGTGCATCACCCGGCCTCTGGTCGAGATCCTTCGGGACCTCAACAAGAGGATCCCCGACAACATCATCAAGCCTCTCCCTTACCACGATCAAGACCCGGATCAGTCATCTTCCACCTTCATTCCCTG GTACCACGCCAACCGGATGCTGAGCTTCTATGCCCCAG GATGGTGTGGAGAAATACGGGATGTCATATTTTCCGAGAATGGAAGCGTGACTGTGGTGTACCGTGTCACTATCCGAGGATCCGATGGAGAG GCACATCGGGAGGCAACTGGGACAGTATCAGCAAGCATTGGCCATGATCCAGTGGCTGCAGCAGAAGAGATAGCTTTCTGCAAAGCATGTGCTCGGTTTGGGCTTGGCTTATATCTATACCACGAGGAGTAG